A section of the Cryobacterium soli genome encodes:
- a CDS encoding thiolase family protein, protein MSNDAVIVDVVRTPSGRGKPGGALAGVHPADLLAGVLHDLVSRNDLDPALVDDVIGGCLTQVGEQSTNITRTALLSAGFPESVPGTTIDRQCGSSQQAATFAAQGVLAGSYDIVIACGVESMSRVPLGSAGGPVPAGGSDAAGRTEGWGSPTAWSAVASQDPHGRLMHERYPNGLVGQGVSAELISARWGLTRAELDEYAARSHRLAAEAADRGDFAGSLLAVSLPDGSRVVDDQTIRRNTTLETLADLPLAFRTDELAARFPEVDWQITAGNSSPLTDGASAALIMSASRAAALGLTPRARFHSFAVTGSDPLLMLTGVVPATRRILARSGLGIDDLDAYEVNEAFACVPLVWQRELRADPAKLNANGGAIALGHALGSSGTRLLGTLLETLEAGGGRYGLQTMCEGGGMANSTIIERL, encoded by the coding sequence ATGAGCAATGATGCTGTCATCGTCGATGTCGTTCGCACTCCCTCCGGCCGCGGGAAGCCCGGCGGCGCGCTCGCCGGGGTGCACCCAGCCGACCTGCTCGCGGGGGTGCTGCACGACCTCGTCAGCCGCAACGACCTCGATCCGGCCCTGGTCGACGACGTGATCGGCGGATGCCTCACCCAGGTCGGCGAGCAGAGCACCAACATCACCCGCACCGCGTTGCTCAGCGCCGGGTTCCCCGAGTCGGTGCCGGGCACCACCATCGACCGGCAGTGCGGCTCCAGCCAGCAGGCGGCGACCTTTGCCGCGCAGGGGGTGCTCGCGGGCAGCTACGACATCGTGATCGCGTGCGGGGTGGAGTCGATGAGCCGGGTACCGCTCGGGTCGGCCGGGGGACCGGTTCCCGCCGGCGGTTCCGACGCCGCCGGACGCACCGAGGGGTGGGGCTCGCCCACGGCGTGGTCGGCGGTCGCCAGCCAGGACCCGCACGGCCGCCTGATGCACGAGCGCTACCCGAACGGGCTCGTGGGCCAGGGCGTCTCGGCGGAGCTGATCAGCGCCCGATGGGGACTCACCCGGGCCGAACTCGACGAGTACGCCGCCCGGTCGCACCGATTGGCCGCCGAAGCCGCCGACCGCGGAGACTTCGCCGGCAGCCTGCTCGCGGTGTCGCTGCCCGACGGCAGCCGCGTCGTCGACGACCAGACCATCCGCCGCAACACCACTCTCGAGACCCTCGCCGACCTGCCGCTGGCCTTCCGCACCGATGAGCTCGCCGCCCGGTTCCCCGAGGTGGACTGGCAGATCACCGCCGGCAACTCCTCCCCGCTCACCGACGGCGCCTCCGCCGCCCTGATCATGAGCGCCAGCCGCGCCGCCGCCCTCGGCCTCACCCCGCGGGCCCGGTTCCACAGCTTCGCGGTGACGGGCAGCGACCCGCTGCTGATGCTCACCGGGGTGGTCCCCGCCACCCGGCGCATCCTGGCCCGCTCCGGGCTCGGCATCGACGACCTGGACGCCTACGAGGTCAACGAGGCATTCGCCTGTGTGCCGTTGGTCTGGCAACGCGAACTGCGCGCCGACCCGGCGAAACTCAACGCCAACGGCGGCGCCATCGCCCTCGGCCATGCGCTCGGGTCCTCGGGTACCCGGTTGCTCGGCACCCTGCTCGAGACCCTCGAAGCCGGCGGCGGTCGCTACGGCCTGCAGACCATGTGCGAGGGCGGCGGCATGGCCAACTCCACCATCATCGAACGGCTCTGA
- a CDS encoding TrmH family RNA methyltransferase gives MPVIEISDLSDPRLADYTQSTDVALKKARDTEHGLYIAESALVLERALRAGHRPRSVLTLANTLDEARALVGDDVPVFVGPGELLTELTGYVLHRGLIAAMHRPALPDPGTLLAGARRILILENVTDPTNVGAIFRSAGAIGADAILVTPRCSDPFYRRAIRVSMGTVLQVPWTRVGDWASTRRLLTEHGFHVAALALTPDAVSLRDVNGEQHARLALLLGAEGEGLTDEALAASDSVVQIPMKHGIDSLNVAAASAVAMWALSG, from the coding sequence ATGCCCGTTATCGAGATCTCCGACCTCAGCGACCCCCGGTTGGCCGACTACACCCAGTCGACGGATGTGGCGCTCAAGAAGGCGCGCGACACCGAGCACGGGCTGTACATCGCCGAGTCCGCGCTCGTGCTCGAGCGAGCGCTTCGCGCCGGGCACCGGCCCCGCTCGGTGCTCACCCTGGCGAACACGCTCGACGAGGCCCGCGCGCTCGTCGGCGACGACGTACCGGTGTTCGTCGGGCCGGGGGAGCTGCTGACCGAACTGACCGGCTACGTGCTGCACCGGGGGCTGATCGCCGCGATGCACCGGCCCGCGTTGCCGGACCCTGGGACGCTGCTGGCCGGCGCCCGGCGCATCCTGATTCTCGAGAACGTGACCGACCCCACCAATGTGGGCGCCATCTTCCGCTCCGCCGGGGCGATCGGGGCCGACGCGATCCTCGTCACGCCGCGCTGCTCCGACCCGTTCTACCGCCGGGCCATCCGGGTATCGATGGGCACGGTGCTGCAGGTCCCGTGGACCCGGGTGGGCGATTGGGCGAGCACCCGCCGGCTGCTCACCGAGCACGGTTTCCACGTCGCGGCCCTGGCGCTGACCCCGGACGCGGTGAGCCTGCGCGACGTCAACGGGGAACAGCATGCCCGGCTGGCGCTGCTTCTCGGCGCCGAGGGCGAGGGGCTCACGGATGAGGCGCTCGCCGCGTCGGACTCCGTGGTGCAGATCCCCATGAAGCACGGCATCGACTCCCTCAACGTGGCCGCCGCCAGCGCCGTGGCCATGTGGGCCCTCTCGGGCTGA
- a CDS encoding NAD-dependent succinate-semialdehyde dehydrogenase, protein MAHVTEAELLQHVPNELYINGQWVPAADGNTLTVHDPSTGKVIKTIADAGVADGLAALAAADEAQEAWAATPPRVRGEVLRRSFELLQERKHEFALLMTLEMGKPLAESYGEVAYGGEFLRWFSEEAVRITGRYGTNPEGTGRMIVSQHPVGPSFLITPWNFPLAMATRKIAPALAAGCTVVIKPAALTPLTTLYLVKLFEEVGVPAGVINVVTTSQSSAVSGPIIADPRLRKLSFTGSTGVGQSLIAQSAQNVLRTSMELGGNAPFLVFEDADMDRAVEGALAAKFRNVGQACTAANRFIVHRDVAQEFARRVTEAVSDFTVGRGTESGVNIGPLINADAVTKADTLVQEALGRGATLLTGGHALAGTGTFYEPTVISDVKPGSDILREEIFGPVLSIVPFDDEDDAVRIANNTEYGLVSYVFTRDLARGQRMIERLQTGMMGLNMGVVSNAAAPFGGVKQSGLGREGGAEGIHEYLSTKYTLTPDPFADYD, encoded by the coding sequence GTGGCGCACGTAACCGAAGCAGAGCTGCTCCAGCACGTACCCAACGAGCTGTACATCAACGGGCAGTGGGTGCCCGCCGCCGACGGGAACACCCTCACCGTGCACGACCCGTCCACGGGCAAGGTGATCAAGACCATCGCCGACGCCGGTGTCGCCGACGGCCTGGCCGCGCTCGCCGCCGCCGACGAGGCACAGGAGGCCTGGGCGGCAACGCCGCCGCGGGTGCGGGGTGAGGTGCTCCGCCGCAGCTTCGAGCTGCTGCAGGAGCGCAAGCACGAGTTCGCCCTGCTGATGACCCTGGAGATGGGCAAGCCCCTCGCCGAGTCCTACGGCGAGGTCGCCTACGGCGGGGAGTTCCTGCGCTGGTTCAGTGAGGAGGCCGTGCGCATCACCGGCCGCTACGGCACCAACCCCGAGGGCACCGGCCGCATGATCGTGTCGCAGCACCCGGTGGGCCCCAGCTTCCTGATCACCCCGTGGAATTTCCCACTGGCCATGGCGACCCGCAAGATCGCGCCCGCGCTCGCCGCCGGCTGCACCGTCGTGATCAAGCCCGCGGCGCTCACCCCGCTCACCACCCTGTACCTGGTCAAGCTGTTCGAGGAGGTGGGTGTGCCCGCCGGGGTGATCAACGTGGTCACCACCTCGCAGTCCTCCGCCGTGTCCGGGCCGATCATCGCCGACCCGCGGCTGCGGAAGCTGAGCTTCACCGGGTCCACCGGCGTCGGCCAGAGTCTCATCGCGCAGTCCGCGCAGAACGTGCTGCGCACCTCGATGGAGCTCGGCGGCAACGCCCCGTTCCTGGTCTTCGAGGACGCCGACATGGACCGCGCCGTTGAGGGCGCCCTCGCGGCGAAGTTCCGCAACGTGGGCCAGGCCTGCACCGCCGCCAACCGGTTCATCGTGCACCGTGATGTGGCCCAGGAGTTCGCCCGCCGGGTCACCGAGGCAGTATCCGACTTCACCGTGGGCCGGGGCACCGAATCCGGCGTCAACATCGGCCCGCTGATCAACGCGGATGCCGTGACCAAGGCCGATACCCTGGTGCAGGAGGCGCTCGGCCGCGGCGCGACGCTGCTCACCGGCGGGCACGCCCTGGCCGGCACGGGCACGTTCTACGAGCCGACCGTGATCAGCGACGTCAAGCCGGGCAGCGACATCCTGCGCGAAGAGATCTTCGGCCCGGTGCTGTCGATCGTGCCGTTCGACGACGAGGACGACGCCGTGCGCATCGCCAACAACACCGAGTACGGGCTGGTCAGCTACGTGTTCACCCGGGACCTCGCACGCGGTCAGCGGATGATTGAACGCCTGCAGACGGGCATGATGGGCCTGAACATGGGCGTGGTCTCAAACGCCGCGGCCCCGTTCGGCGGGGTCAAGCAGTCCGGCCTCGGCCGGGAGGGCGGCGCCGAGGGCATCCACGAGTACCTCTCGACGAAGTACACTCTCACCCCCGACCCCTTCGCCGACTACGACTAG
- a CDS encoding anti-sigma factor domain-containing protein: MTHLDRDTLALVALAELELSPQERAHLADCPGCTGELDALRRTVLIGRSAGSVDLVEPADAVWGRIHAALGLSEDVVGVPRLADPQDSAAAEELAEDVTAVRSEDHVVSGAGTPESHAEGVGAPTSPDAQGLPGGSGGASAGAATGPTGPSAPAGPGTGADGPARPPASVVDLRRRRRRWLPLAAAACAVGLVGGIAAGAWWQATRSPAPVPVIAEAQLDALPGWTASGSAAVEENADGQRDVVVDLTGGDDGVGLREVWLLTADATGLVSVGLLDGSSGRFSIPADLDLSQYPVVDVSAEPDDGNPAHSGDSIVRGTLHGL, translated from the coding sequence ATGACGCATCTTGACCGCGACACCCTCGCCCTGGTCGCGCTCGCGGAGCTCGAACTCAGCCCTCAGGAACGCGCCCACCTGGCCGACTGCCCCGGCTGCACCGGCGAGCTGGATGCGTTGCGGCGCACCGTGCTGATCGGCCGGAGCGCCGGCAGCGTCGATCTCGTCGAACCGGCGGATGCCGTCTGGGGGCGTATCCATGCCGCCCTCGGGCTCTCCGAGGATGTGGTCGGGGTGCCGCGCCTGGCAGATCCGCAGGACAGCGCGGCCGCGGAGGAGCTCGCCGAGGACGTCACTGCCGTGCGGTCGGAGGACCACGTGGTGAGCGGCGCGGGAACCCCCGAATCGCACGCCGAGGGCGTCGGAGCACCGACCTCGCCGGACGCGCAGGGGCTGCCTGGTGGGTCCGGCGGTGCGAGCGCCGGAGCGGCGACAGGGCCGACCGGGCCGAGCGCACCGGCCGGACCCGGCACGGGAGCCGATGGGCCCGCGCGGCCGCCGGCATCCGTTGTGGATCTGCGCCGGCGCCGGCGCCGCTGGCTGCCCCTGGCCGCCGCGGCCTGCGCGGTGGGTCTGGTGGGCGGTATCGCCGCCGGGGCCTGGTGGCAGGCGACCCGGTCACCCGCCCCGGTGCCCGTGATCGCCGAGGCGCAGCTCGACGCTCTGCCCGGCTGGACGGCCAGCGGCAGCGCCGCCGTGGAGGAGAACGCGGACGGTCAGCGCGATGTCGTGGTGGATCTGACCGGGGGCGACGACGGCGTCGGGCTGCGCGAGGTCTGGCTGCTCACCGCCGACGCCACCGGGCTCGTGAGCGTGGGGCTGCTCGACGGCTCGAGCGGCCGGTTCAGCATTCCGGCAGATCTCGACCTGTCCCAGTACCCCGTGGTGGACGTCTCCGCCGAACCCGACGACGGCAACCCGGCGCACTCGGGTGACTCGATCGTGCGCGGCACCCTGCACGGCCTCTAA
- a CDS encoding RNA polymerase sigma factor, translated as MSAPYANSTDDERDLASLVAAFRAGDERALAETYARWSSLVYTLAMRSLGDAGDAEDVTQKVFIAAWRGRGGFDEARAPLPAWIVGIARHCIADAHEARAKQRRIEQSLVDGADILAVDDSADVAERLLLGQELGRLEPVPQRVMRLAFYDDLTHVQIADSLGLPLGTVKSHIRRSLTRLRTRLEANDDAS; from the coding sequence GTGAGCGCACCCTACGCGAACAGCACCGACGACGAACGCGACCTCGCGAGCCTGGTCGCCGCCTTTCGCGCGGGCGATGAACGGGCGCTCGCCGAGACGTACGCGCGCTGGTCGTCACTCGTGTACACCCTCGCGATGCGCTCGCTCGGTGACGCCGGCGACGCCGAAGACGTCACCCAGAAGGTGTTCATCGCCGCCTGGCGTGGCCGCGGCGGCTTCGACGAGGCCCGGGCGCCGCTACCGGCCTGGATCGTGGGCATCGCCCGGCACTGCATCGCCGACGCGCACGAGGCCCGGGCGAAGCAGCGGCGCATCGAACAGAGCCTGGTCGACGGCGCCGACATCCTCGCCGTCGACGACTCGGCGGATGTGGCCGAACGGCTGCTGCTGGGCCAAGAACTGGGCCGGCTCGAACCGGTTCCGCAACGGGTGATGCGGCTCGCGTTCTATGACGACCTCACCCACGTCCAAATCGCCGATAGCCTCGGATTGCCGCTCGGCACCGTGAAGAGCCACATCCGCCGCAGCCTCACCCGCTTGCGCACCCGATTGGAGGCGAACGATGACGCATCTTGA
- a CDS encoding class F sortase, with protein MNPRPGGRPPQSLHPRGVRQGGPQGNRRATRYRAGLGPALVGSLLVGLLSGCAAPGAAPAGTDPAAGAFSGLGGPASATLPGGMPGASPAPDAQPAVTVPRMTAAPAPSPAATVPRQSAALAAQPAPVSAPVRVMAGALDIDMPVEAEGLADGGAMALPANPAVAAWYRYGSGPGSTAGATVLAAHVDSLAYDIGPFAALADAPVGTEIVLETADGGAHRYTVASVESQEKPEVPWASVFDRTGAPRLTLVTCGGEFDYDAKRYLSNVIVTAVPAP; from the coding sequence ATGAATCCTCGGCCCGGCGGTCGTCCCCCGCAGAGCCTTCACCCGCGGGGGGTACGCCAGGGCGGTCCGCAGGGGAACCGGCGGGCCACCCGCTACCGCGCTGGCCTCGGGCCGGCCCTGGTGGGCAGCCTGCTCGTCGGCCTGCTCAGCGGATGCGCCGCCCCGGGCGCGGCGCCGGCCGGCACTGATCCTGCCGCCGGCGCCTTCAGCGGCTTGGGCGGCCCCGCCTCGGCGACGCTTCCCGGCGGCATGCCGGGTGCTTCACCGGCCCCCGACGCCCAGCCCGCGGTCACCGTGCCGAGGATGACAGCGGCTCCAGCCCCCTCCCCGGCGGCGACGGTACCGCGGCAGTCCGCGGCTCTGGCCGCGCAACCGGCTCCGGTCAGCGCCCCGGTGCGGGTCATGGCCGGCGCCCTCGACATCGACATGCCCGTCGAGGCCGAAGGCCTGGCCGACGGCGGGGCGATGGCGCTGCCGGCCAACCCGGCCGTCGCCGCCTGGTACCGGTACGGGTCCGGGCCCGGCAGCACCGCAGGCGCCACCGTACTGGCCGCGCACGTGGACTCCCTCGCCTACGACATCGGCCCGTTCGCCGCCCTCGCCGATGCCCCGGTGGGAACGGAGATCGTGCTGGAGACCGCCGACGGCGGCGCGCACCGGTACACGGTCGCATCCGTCGAAAGCCAGGAGAAGCCCGAGGTGCCGTGGGCGAGCGTGTTCGACCGCACCGGAGCGCCCCGGTTGACGCTGGTGACTTGCGGCGGTGAGTTCGACTACGACGCCAAGCGGTACCTCTCGAACGTCATCGTGACGGCGGTGCCGGCACCATGA
- a CDS encoding DUF4397 domain-containing protein has protein sequence MRKTLIVGVAAGALVALAGIAPANAADDVAQLSVLHGVPGLTVDVYVNGDLTLDNFEPGDLAGPLELAPGTYTVAITASDATDASSPAIGPVDLPLEGGKNYTAVAHLDAAGTPTATLFTNDIATVGAGEGRLTVRHVAAAPAVDILAGGTPVITNLTNPNESLLTLPAGTVSASVAATGTTDPVIGPADVNVAEGTNTIVYAWGSLADANLALAVQTIDGLHSNPDGVPAGSAGLVATNQPGDATGWWIGGAALALVLAISAAAVYGTRRAEARR, from the coding sequence ATGCGCAAGACCCTTATCGTCGGCGTCGCAGCCGGCGCCCTTGTCGCCCTGGCGGGAATCGCCCCGGCGAACGCCGCAGACGACGTCGCCCAACTCTCCGTGTTGCACGGGGTCCCCGGCCTCACCGTCGACGTGTACGTGAACGGCGACCTCACCCTCGACAACTTCGAGCCCGGCGACCTCGCCGGCCCGCTCGAACTGGCGCCGGGCACCTACACTGTCGCGATCACCGCCTCGGATGCCACGGACGCGAGTTCACCGGCCATCGGCCCGGTCGACCTTCCCTTGGAGGGCGGCAAGAACTACACCGCCGTGGCCCACCTCGACGCCGCTGGAACGCCCACAGCCACCCTGTTCACCAACGACATCGCCACCGTCGGCGCCGGGGAAGGCCGGCTCACGGTGCGTCACGTGGCCGCGGCACCCGCCGTGGACATCCTCGCGGGAGGCACCCCGGTGATCACCAACCTGACCAACCCCAACGAGTCGCTGCTCACCTTGCCGGCCGGCACGGTGTCGGCGTCGGTGGCCGCCACCGGAACCACCGACCCGGTGATCGGCCCGGCCGACGTGAACGTCGCCGAGGGAACCAACACCATCGTCTACGCCTGGGGCAGCCTCGCCGACGCCAACCTGGCGCTGGCCGTGCAGACGATCGACGGCCTGCACTCCAACCCCGACGGCGTCCCGGCCGGCAGTGCGGGTCTGGTCGCCACCAACCAGCCCGGCGACGCCACCGGCTGGTGGATAGGCGGTGCGGCCCTCGCCCTGGTGCTGGCCATCAGCGCCGCTGCGGTCTACGGCACCCGTCGGGCCGAGGCGCGGCGCTAG
- a CDS encoding isochorismatase family protein — MTRALIIIDVQNDFTEGGALGVAGGAAVAEAISDLLTAHPHSYEHVYASRDWHNAAEDNGGHFAVDAEPDYIDTWPVHCVADTPGAAYHPALHLPETTVHILKGQGQPGYSIFDGVDASGQKFGELLIDAGVTDVDLVGLATDYCVRASGLDALDHGQHVRVFTDLVAGVAPESSDKALAELAHAGAVLATSELVEQA; from the coding sequence GTGACCCGCGCACTGATCATCATCGACGTTCAGAACGACTTCACCGAGGGCGGCGCCCTGGGCGTCGCCGGCGGGGCGGCGGTGGCCGAGGCCATCAGTGACCTGCTCACGGCGCATCCGCACAGCTACGAGCACGTCTACGCGTCGCGGGACTGGCACAACGCCGCGGAAGACAACGGCGGTCACTTCGCGGTGGACGCCGAACCCGACTACATCGACACCTGGCCGGTGCACTGCGTGGCCGACACTCCCGGTGCCGCCTACCACCCGGCGCTGCACCTGCCCGAGACCACGGTGCACATCCTCAAGGGCCAGGGCCAGCCGGGCTACTCGATCTTCGACGGCGTCGACGCTTCTGGGCAGAAGTTCGGCGAGTTGCTCATCGACGCCGGCGTGACGGATGTCGACCTGGTCGGCCTGGCCACCGACTACTGTGTGCGGGCCAGCGGGCTCGATGCACTGGACCACGGCCAGCACGTGCGGGTGTTCACCGACCTCGTGGCCGGAGTGGCGCCGGAGTCCAGCGACAAGGCCCTCGCCGAGCTCGCCCACGCGGGCGCGGTGCTGGCCACGTCGGAGCTCGTCGAGCAGGCCTGA
- a CDS encoding D-alanyl-D-alanine carboxypeptidase/D-alanyl-D-alanine-endopeptidase: MDTPDATVPEPGDPSLNPAGESTQRLGTAASDGTGAGAPADTGGAAGTGASANLAALWANRRLRVIVAAAVAFVLLGSGAVWAGAATGGLEPRAVPVAGTTSTPTPTPTPTTPELRPAPAAATTASPLRTCSVADLAADSRLGDFQAQVVNAATGEILFDRGGSTASRAASVLKVLTSAAALSVLGPDYRATTTVVAGAEPGQIVLVGGGDLTLSSTPTGDESFYEGAAHLDALAEQARTAAEGPITSVVLDSSYFGDPGWEPSWDRKEQTDGYMPEITALQVDGDRDDPYRSTSARSDDPVARAGAAFADELGGDVTVSVGTAPAGAAVLASAQSQPVSVLIQQSLIVSDNALAEMLARLVAVEGGSGNTFGAIEPAVLAGLKEYGIDTTGIRIVDGSGLSDNNAVPPAYLTKLFQKINAREGNLGVIFDGLPVAGGDTGSLSYSDRFTGANSDADGAVFAKTGWIDTGYTLSGIINADDASTLTFAVYALGDVGDNAKQAIDTITTGFFRCGNNLSNN; encoded by the coding sequence GTGGACACACCAGATGCGACCGTGCCCGAACCCGGGGATCCCTCGCTGAACCCGGCCGGGGAATCCACCCAACGCCTCGGAACGGCTGCGTCTGATGGCACCGGGGCCGGCGCTCCAGCCGACACCGGTGGAGCGGCCGGCACCGGCGCATCCGCGAACCTCGCAGCACTGTGGGCCAACCGTCGGCTGCGTGTCATCGTCGCGGCGGCCGTGGCCTTCGTGCTGCTCGGCAGCGGAGCCGTCTGGGCCGGCGCCGCCACCGGAGGACTCGAACCGCGGGCGGTTCCGGTGGCCGGGACCACGAGCACCCCGACCCCCACGCCCACCCCGACCACCCCGGAGCTACGGCCGGCCCCCGCGGCCGCCACCACCGCCAGCCCGCTGCGCACCTGCTCGGTCGCCGACCTGGCCGCCGACTCCCGGCTCGGCGACTTCCAGGCGCAGGTGGTCAACGCCGCCACCGGCGAGATCCTCTTCGACCGCGGCGGCAGCACCGCATCGCGTGCGGCCAGCGTGCTCAAGGTGCTCACCTCCGCGGCCGCCCTGAGCGTTCTCGGCCCGGACTACCGGGCCACGACCACGGTTGTGGCCGGCGCCGAGCCGGGCCAGATCGTGCTCGTCGGCGGTGGCGACCTCACCCTTTCGAGCACCCCCACGGGTGACGAATCGTTCTACGAGGGCGCGGCCCACCTCGACGCGCTGGCCGAACAGGCCCGCACCGCGGCGGAGGGGCCGATCACCTCGGTGGTCCTGGACTCCTCCTACTTCGGTGATCCCGGCTGGGAACCCAGCTGGGATCGCAAGGAGCAGACCGACGGCTACATGCCCGAGATCACCGCGCTGCAGGTCGACGGCGACCGGGACGACCCCTACCGCAGTACCTCCGCGCGCAGCGACGATCCCGTCGCAAGGGCCGGCGCAGCCTTCGCCGATGAACTCGGCGGCGACGTCACCGTGAGCGTCGGCACCGCTCCCGCCGGAGCCGCCGTGCTCGCCTCGGCGCAGTCCCAGCCGGTGTCGGTGCTGATCCAGCAGTCCCTCATCGTCTCCGACAACGCCCTGGCCGAGATGCTCGCTCGTCTGGTGGCCGTCGAGGGCGGTTCAGGCAACACCTTCGGCGCCATCGAACCCGCGGTGCTGGCGGGACTGAAGGAGTACGGCATCGACACAACGGGCATCCGTATCGTCGACGGTTCGGGCCTGTCCGACAACAACGCCGTGCCGCCGGCCTACCTCACCAAGCTGTTTCAGAAGATCAACGCCCGCGAGGGCAACCTGGGTGTCATCTTCGACGGTCTGCCCGTCGCCGGCGGCGACACCGGGTCGTTGTCCTACAGCGACCGGTTCACCGGTGCCAACTCGGATGCCGACGGCGCCGTGTTCGCCAAGACCGGCTGGATCGACACCGGCTACACCCTCTCCGGCATCATCAACGCCGACGACGCCAGCACCCTCACCTTTGCCGTATACGCGCTCGGGGATGTGGGCGATAATGCGAAGCAGGCGATCGATACCATCACGACGGGGTTCTTCCGCTGCGGGAACAACCTCTCGAACAACTGA
- a CDS encoding Gfo/Idh/MocA family protein: protein MTEALRWGILATGGIAHQFAGDLVKNGFTVQAVGSRSQASADAFAAEFGIPTAHPSYEALVADPEVDIVYVSTPHPFHAANAALALEAGKHVLVEKPITLNAAEARTLVALAASKNLLLLEAMWTRFLPHMGRIRELLAANALGDVHTLLADHTQDLPDDPEHRINSLPLGGGALLDLGIYPVSFASALFGAPEKILTAATFKDTGVDAQIASVFRYPGGQIATLHSASDTKGPNTASILGTAGRIDIDEVWYSPTSFRVYNSNNEVVESYETPEFVGRGMHFQATEAERLVAAGLISSELLSTAESVQIMETLDEMRAQIGLVYPGE, encoded by the coding sequence ATGACTGAAGCACTCCGCTGGGGAATCCTGGCCACGGGCGGAATCGCCCACCAATTCGCCGGCGACCTCGTGAAGAACGGGTTCACGGTGCAGGCCGTCGGATCCCGCAGCCAGGCCTCGGCGGATGCGTTCGCCGCCGAGTTCGGCATCCCCACCGCGCACCCGTCCTATGAGGCGCTCGTGGCGGACCCGGAGGTGGACATCGTCTACGTGTCGACCCCGCACCCGTTCCACGCGGCCAACGCCGCCCTGGCCCTCGAGGCCGGCAAGCACGTGCTCGTGGAGAAGCCGATCACCCTGAACGCCGCCGAGGCGCGCACCCTGGTGGCGCTCGCCGCGAGCAAGAACCTGCTGCTGCTCGAGGCCATGTGGACCCGGTTCCTGCCGCACATGGGGCGCATCCGCGAACTGCTGGCCGCCAACGCGCTCGGCGACGTGCACACGCTGCTCGCCGACCACACCCAGGACCTGCCCGACGACCCCGAGCACCGCATCAACTCCTTGCCGCTCGGCGGCGGCGCGCTGCTCGACCTCGGCATCTACCCGGTGTCGTTCGCGTCGGCGTTGTTCGGTGCGCCAGAGAAGATCCTGACCGCGGCCACGTTCAAAGACACCGGGGTGGATGCGCAGATCGCCAGCGTGTTCCGCTACCCGGGTGGGCAGATCGCGACGCTGCACTCCGCGAGCGACACCAAGGGCCCGAACACCGCGAGCATCCTCGGCACCGCGGGGCGCATCGACATCGACGAGGTCTGGTACTCGCCCACCTCGTTCCGCGTGTACAACAGCAACAACGAGGTCGTCGAGAGCTATGAAACGCCGGAATTCGTCGGGCGGGGCATGCACTTCCAGGCCACCGAGGCCGAGCGTCTTGTGGCCGCCGGATTGATCAGCAGCGAGCTGCTCAGCACCGCCGAGTCGGTGCAGATCATGGAGACCCTCGACGAGATGCGCGCGCAGATCGGTCTGGTCTACCCGGGCGAGTAA
- a CDS encoding multidrug transporter, with protein MSEKFFDENRHDQLTTAPKASEADAAPRVTVDEKPDGVKRIDVADTAAVRPGNPE; from the coding sequence ATGAGCGAAAAATTCTTCGACGAGAACCGGCACGACCAGCTCACCACCGCCCCCAAGGCGAGCGAGGCGGATGCCGCGCCGCGGGTGACCGTGGACGAGAAGCCCGACGGCGTCAAGCGCATCGACGTGGCCGACACGGCCGCGGTGCGCCCCGGCAACCCCGAGTAG